The sequence below is a genomic window from Streptomyces sp. V1I1.
GCCCTCGTCCGGCCGGGTATCGCAGCCGTCGGCCTGTGCGCCCCGGGACTGATCGACGACGCCGCCGGTGTCGTCCGGTACGCCTCGAATCTCGGACTGCGCGACACACCTCTCGCCGCGGCCGTGGCAGACAGGCTCTGCCTCCCCGTCACGCTCGAGCATGACGTCCGGGCCGCGTGCCTGGCCGAGCAGCGGCTCGGACTCGGTGCCGGCGTAGAGGACCTGTTCGTCGTCGTGCTGGGCACCGGTGTGGCTGCAGGGATCGTCAGCCATGGCCGGCTCGTGCGAGGTGACAAGGGCTTCGCCGGCGAGTTCGGCCACATCCCCGTACATGCCGACGGTGAGCTCTGCGCCTGCGGCCAGCGCGGGTGCCTGGAAGCCTACGTGTCAGGCAGTGCCCTGGTGCGCCGCTACCGCCGCACCGGAGGCATCGCGGAGAACGCCGCCGACGTCACCGCACGGCTGGCCACCGACCCGGATGCCGCTCGCCTGTGGGCCGAGGGAACCGATGCCCTCGGGAGGGCGCTCGTCACCACGACTGTCCTGCTGGACCCGCAGCGCATCGTCCTGGCCGGCGGCGTGGCCGCTGCCGGAGAAGCGCTCACCGACCCCGTCCGACACGCCCTGCAGGACGGACTCACCTGGCGTGGTGCCCCCGAGGTCAACATTTCGCCACTGGGCGCGGATGCGGGACTCCTTGGAGCGGCCTTGCGGGCGACAGACGCCTCAGTGCCCCCGCACTCCTGCAATGGACGCGCTGAAGCTACCGCGCCGGGACAGTACACGCCGAGGTAATCGTCCTCTGTCTGGCAGCGACGGCCTTTGCGCCACCGGTACGTGGACAGCGTATGAAAGGAGCAGGTCACTGTGTGGCCCCGAAAACGAAGTCAGAGACCTCCCCGGCGGCTGCAGCCCGAGCTCGATGACGGGCCGCTGGTCCGCGCCCTGACGCATCTGGAAGCGCAGATCGCGGCCCAGGGCAACAACTTGGCCGAGTGCAACGACCGCGGCGCCCTCAACTATCCGATAGAGCAGGCACTGCGCGATCCGGGAGAGGACTGGGACCGGCGGATGCACCGTCTGCTCGTGTTCAGCACCCTTCCCGATGCGCACGTCCTGGCCGGCCACTGGCGTGCCTGGAATCCCGTCAGTGCCGATGCCATGCTTCTTCAGGCCTTTGCCGACATCGCCCGGGCCCGAGCGGGCGAAGTCGGCAGCGATCTAGGCGCAACGGTCTCCCTGTGCCGGGATGCCGCTGAGCTGGCGCCGGCGGACCCTGCCCCATGGGTCGCGCTGCTGAGCTGCTACCGACTGCTGCGGGCACCCTGGGCTCAAGTACACCCCATATGGACGGCCGTGAAGAGGCGTGATCCGTGGAATCGCGAGGCCCACTGGCAGATGCTGCACTA
It includes:
- a CDS encoding ROK family protein; its protein translation is MARPVNVVAVDLGGTTVKAARFNAQGAVEETLRLATPSSEGPEAVVAEVVRAATALVRPGIAAVGLCAPGLIDDAAGVVRYASNLGLRDTPLAAAVADRLCLPVTLEHDVRAACLAEQRLGLGAGVEDLFVVVLGTGVAAGIVSHGRLVRGDKGFAGEFGHIPVHADGELCACGQRGCLEAYVSGSALVRRYRRTGGIAENAADVTARLATDPDAARLWAEGTDALGRALVTTTVLLDPQRIVLAGGVAAAGEALTDPVRHALQDGLTWRGAPEVNISPLGADAGLLGAALRATDASVPPHSCNGRAEATAPGQYTPR